Proteins found in one Desulfopila inferna genomic segment:
- a CDS encoding radical SAM protein encodes MKDNSKKPTEDYQGFEQGPIRPPSEAASLLIRVTRNCPWNRCTFCPVYKGEKFSLRPVEHVIRDIDTVHRFVTLLQDSFGSGFTTADLSPLAKDLDMGERMALSSAVNWIRGGKKSIFLQDANSLIIKPDNLIRILSYLQKLFPQVERITSYARSHTIRRIEDEKLAEMRAAGLNRIHIGMESGSDKVLKLVKKGSTKEDHITAGLKVKKAGMELSEYVMPGLGGRELSRDHALETADALNTINADFIRLRSLAIPDHVELFQLYSAGKFSKQTDKEIAAEILLFLQQLEGVTSTLKSDHILNLFEEVQGVFPEDKERMTTIVETFLRLPPHEQMLFQVGRRTGVLSRLADLKDPGKRAMAEAGCARFQISPENVDSAVDELMKRFI; translated from the coding sequence ATGAAAGATAATAGCAAAAAACCGACAGAAGATTATCAAGGTTTTGAACAGGGCCCCATTCGTCCACCAAGCGAGGCAGCGAGCCTTCTTATTCGGGTAACCCGCAACTGCCCCTGGAATCGCTGCACTTTTTGTCCGGTTTACAAGGGTGAGAAATTTTCCCTTCGCCCCGTGGAGCATGTGATCCGGGACATCGATACAGTTCATCGTTTCGTTACCCTTCTGCAGGATTCCTTCGGCAGCGGTTTTACCACGGCAGACCTCTCTCCCTTAGCGAAAGATCTCGATATGGGCGAGAGAATGGCTCTGAGCAGTGCCGTCAACTGGATCCGCGGAGGGAAAAAATCGATTTTCCTACAGGATGCCAACAGCCTTATCATCAAACCGGATAACCTGATCCGTATTCTCAGTTATCTACAGAAACTTTTCCCCCAGGTGGAGCGGATAACCTCCTATGCCAGATCTCATACCATCCGCAGGATAGAGGATGAAAAACTTGCCGAAATGCGTGCGGCCGGTCTTAACCGCATCCATATAGGCATGGAATCAGGCTCCGACAAGGTCTTAAAACTGGTAAAAAAAGGCTCTACCAAGGAGGATCATATCACAGCCGGTCTTAAGGTAAAGAAGGCAGGCATGGAACTCTCCGAATATGTGATGCCGGGATTGGGCGGCAGAGAACTCTCACGGGATCATGCCCTGGAAACCGCGGATGCACTTAATACAATCAATGCCGATTTCATCCGACTGCGCAGTCTGGCAATCCCCGACCATGTTGAGCTCTTTCAACTTTACAGCGCCGGAAAATTCAGCAAACAAACGGACAAAGAGATTGCCGCAGAAATTCTGCTTTTCCTGCAGCAGCTTGAGGGGGTTACCTCCACCCTCAAAAGTGACCACATTCTCAATTTGTTTGAAGAAGTTCAGGGTGTTTTTCCTGAAGACAAGGAGCGCATGACCACTATTGTGGAAACCTTTCTCCGGCTGCCGCCCCACGAGCAGATGCTTTTTCAGGTCGGCCGCAGAACCGGTGTCCTCTCTCGCCTCGCTGATCTGAAAGACCCTGGAAAAAGAGCAATGGCGGAAGCAGGCTGCGCCCGTTTTCAGATAAGCCCTGAAAATGTTGACTCGGCGGTGGATGAATTGATGAAGCGCTTTATCTGA
- a CDS encoding Na(+)-translocating NADH-quinone reductase subunit C — MAEESPYKPFYSVLVLAFFCSLLVAGAAVGLRPLQLENQLEDRRKNILLAAGLYDSSKSIDEMFANIEIRIIELSTGEFVPPEVISPEDYDQRKAPMTADMGESIPDPNDEAGLGMLEKYSLVYLVQEEGEISQIVLPIRGKGLWSTLYGYIAIGNDLTTINGISFYEHGETPGLGGEIENPRWQADWQGKKIYDQEYQETLTIGKAPGGKEEIHQIDGLSGATLTTNGVDDIINFWFGGDYGFKPFLTQMKEEGGELNG, encoded by the coding sequence ATGGCTGAAGAATCTCCCTATAAACCTTTTTATTCCGTCCTGGTTCTCGCCTTTTTCTGCTCTTTGCTTGTCGCAGGTGCAGCCGTGGGCCTGCGCCCGCTGCAACTGGAAAATCAGTTGGAGGACCGTAGAAAGAATATTCTTCTTGCAGCAGGTCTTTATGACAGCAGCAAATCGATCGATGAGATGTTCGCCAATATTGAAATCAGGATTATAGAACTCAGTACCGGAGAATTTGTTCCCCCCGAAGTCATATCCCCTGAAGATTACGACCAGCGTAAGGCTCCGATGACTGCCGACATGGGGGAATCCATCCCAGACCCTAACGATGAAGCGGGTCTGGGTATGCTGGAGAAATATTCACTGGTGTACCTTGTTCAGGAAGAAGGTGAAATCAGCCAGATCGTTTTGCCGATCAGGGGCAAGGGTCTCTGGTCCACCCTCTATGGATATATTGCCATCGGCAATGATCTCACTACCATTAATGGTATTTCATTTTATGAACACGGTGAAACTCCCGGTCTGGGCGGCGAAATAGAAAATCCGCGATGGCAGGCCGATTGGCAAGGGAAAAAAATCTACGATCAGGAATATCAAGAGACCCTCACCATCGGAAAAGCTCCGGGTGGCAAAGAAGAGATTCATCAAATCGACGGCCTCTCCGGGGCAACCCTTACCACAAACGGGGTAGATGATATCATCAACTTCTGGTTCGGCGGCGATTATGGTTTCAAACCATTTCTTACACAAATGAAAGAAGAGGGAGGAGAATTAAATGGCTGA
- the nqrE gene encoding NADH:ubiquinone reductase (Na(+)-transporting) subunit E has protein sequence MSHYIDIILRSIFLENLPLSFFLGMCTFLAISKQVKTAIGLGSAVLFLQIITVPLNNLVLNHLLKPGALAWAGYPDVDLTFLGLLTYIAIIAATVQILEMVLDRYIPALYNTLGIFLPLLTVNCAILGASLFMVERDYTFTESVAYGFGAGAGFFLAVVALGGIRERLEYANPPAGLRGLGLTFITAGLMAMAFMGLAGM, from the coding sequence ATGTCCCACTATATCGATATAATTCTCCGGTCTATCTTTCTGGAAAACCTGCCCCTCAGTTTTTTTCTGGGGATGTGTACGTTTTTGGCCATCTCCAAGCAGGTTAAAACAGCAATCGGCCTGGGAAGCGCAGTACTTTTCCTGCAGATTATCACTGTTCCTCTCAACAATCTCGTGCTCAACCACCTCCTTAAACCCGGTGCCCTGGCCTGGGCCGGTTATCCGGATGTCGACCTGACCTTCCTGGGGCTGCTCACCTATATCGCCATTATTGCGGCAACCGTACAGATCCTGGAGATGGTTCTTGACCGCTATATTCCCGCGCTCTACAACACCCTGGGCATCTTTCTACCTCTGCTCACGGTCAACTGTGCCATCCTGGGCGCCTCTTTATTCATGGTGGAGCGTGATTATACGTTTACAGAGAGTGTGGCTTACGGGTTTGGGGCCGGAGCAGGTTTTTTTCTGGCAGTGGTCGCCCTTGGAGGCATCAGGGAAAGACTGGAATACGCCAATCCTCCCGCCGGATTACGAGGACTGGGCCTCACCTTCATAACAGCCGGCCTCATGGCCATGGCCTTTATGGGACTGGCAGGAATGTAA
- a CDS encoding NADH:ubiquinone reductase (Na(+)-transporting) subunit D, with product MAETNLELVKRAIFQRNPITLLVLGICSALAVTGQMATAFVMCVCVTLVTGFSNLTISIVRFQIPNTVRIGIQITVIATLVILVDQILKAFFFELSKQLSIFVGLIITNCIVMGRAEGFAMSNPPLASFLDGIGNGLGYSFILMTVAFVRELFGSGSLFGYEIFPLVTNGGWYLRNGMLVLPASAFFLIAAIIWILRTLDPEQQEKD from the coding sequence ATGGCTGAAACCAACCTGGAATTAGTCAAAAGAGCGATATTTCAACGCAATCCCATCACCCTTTTGGTTCTGGGAATTTGCTCGGCCCTGGCGGTTACCGGACAGATGGCAACGGCATTTGTGATGTGCGTCTGCGTTACCCTGGTGACCGGCTTTTCCAATCTCACAATCAGCATCGTCCGCTTTCAGATACCGAACACCGTGCGCATCGGCATCCAGATTACCGTTATCGCTACCCTGGTAATCCTGGTCGATCAGATCCTCAAGGCTTTTTTCTTCGAGCTTTCCAAGCAGCTCTCCATCTTTGTCGGCCTGATAATCACCAATTGCATAGTCATGGGCCGGGCTGAAGGTTTTGCCATGAGCAATCCCCCTCTGGCCAGCTTCCTGGATGGTATCGGCAACGGCCTGGGCTACAGTTTTATTTTAATGACTGTAGCTTTCGTGCGCGAGCTTTTCGGCTCGGGATCGCTTTTCGGCTATGAAATATTCCCGCTTGTCACCAACGGCGGCTGGTATCTGCGCAACGGCATGCTGGTCCTGCCTGCCAGTGCCTTCTTTCTCATCGCCGCCATCATCTGGATACTGCGAACATTAGATCCTGAACAACAGGAGAAAGATTGA
- a CDS encoding Na(+)-translocating NADH-quinone reductase subunit A — protein MKRIVLTKGLDVPISGEPQQIIETSGPVTNVALTGDDYIGMKPTMEVAEGDRVKTGQLLFMDKKNEGVKYTSPATGKVIGVNRGAKRKFETVVIEREEDDYVSFLDPREKSAEECTDREIRSILQESGMWCAFRTRPFGKVPRLDSSPASLFITAMDTRPLAANPAVVIGADRENFALGLKIVAGLADVPTYLCLKDSSAIDVTPPETIETVEFSGPHPAGLPSTHIHMLDHAMESRIIWHIDYQDIIGIGHLFSTGFIPTEKIVSLAGPAVKKPRLIRIPIGADMHEVCAGEIVSTPTRIISGSILDGREINEFHHFVGRYHNQISALHEGSARSFFGWARLGSDRYSTKPAFISAMDRTRKFAMKTALWGGRRAIFPQGNYDKVMPLDIIPIALLKAIAVGDTEKSRNLGALELIEDDLALCSFVCPGKNDFEPMLRRVLSEIELEG, from the coding sequence ATGAAACGAATTGTGCTTACCAAGGGACTCGACGTCCCGATATCAGGGGAACCTCAGCAAATCATCGAAACATCCGGTCCGGTGACCAATGTTGCACTGACAGGTGATGACTATATCGGCATGAAGCCGACCATGGAAGTAGCGGAAGGAGACCGGGTCAAGACCGGACAGCTGCTTTTCATGGACAAGAAGAACGAAGGCGTGAAATATACTTCTCCCGCAACCGGCAAGGTCATCGGGGTTAATCGCGGAGCCAAAAGAAAATTTGAAACAGTGGTTATCGAGAGAGAGGAAGATGACTATGTCAGCTTTCTTGATCCCCGGGAAAAATCGGCAGAAGAGTGCACTGACCGGGAGATACGTTCAATTCTGCAGGAATCGGGGATGTGGTGTGCATTCCGGACCCGGCCTTTCGGCAAAGTTCCACGGTTAGACTCCTCTCCCGCCTCACTCTTCATTACGGCGATGGATACCAGACCGCTTGCCGCGAATCCGGCGGTTGTCATCGGCGCCGACCGGGAAAATTTTGCCCTTGGACTGAAAATTGTTGCGGGACTGGCGGATGTTCCCACATACCTCTGCCTGAAGGACAGCAGTGCCATCGATGTGACACCGCCGGAAACCATCGAAACAGTCGAGTTTTCAGGTCCCCATCCCGCGGGCCTGCCCTCCACCCATATACATATGCTTGATCATGCCATGGAGTCCCGAATTATCTGGCATATCGATTACCAGGATATCATCGGCATCGGTCATCTTTTCAGCACAGGCTTTATACCCACGGAAAAGATCGTGTCTCTTGCCGGGCCGGCGGTAAAAAAACCGCGACTTATCAGAATTCCTATCGGCGCCGATATGCACGAGGTCTGCGCCGGAGAAATTGTCTCCACGCCGACCAGAATCATTTCCGGGTCGATTCTCGATGGTCGGGAGATCAATGAGTTTCATCATTTTGTCGGCCGCTACCATAATCAGATCTCCGCCCTTCATGAGGGCAGCGCCAGGAGCTTCTTCGGTTGGGCACGTTTGGGCTCTGATCGATATTCCACCAAACCCGCCTTCATTTCAGCCATGGACAGAACCAGGAAGTTTGCCATGAAAACTGCACTTTGGGGTGGAAGGAGGGCAATTTTCCCCCAGGGCAACTACGACAAGGTGATGCCACTGGATATCATCCCCATCGCTCTGCTCAAAGCCATAGCAGTAGGCGACACCGAAAAATCCCGAAACCTCGGAGCCCTTGAGCTTATTGAAGATGACCTGGCACTCTGCTCCTTTGTCTGTCCGGGAAAAAATGATTTTGAGCCGATGCTGCGCCGGGTTCTCAGCGAAATAGAGCTGGAAGGCTGA
- a CDS encoding NADH:ubiquinone reductase (Na(+)-transporting) subunit B, with product MKNLDEFFQKLEPHFLEGGKFQKLYPLYEATDTILFGSSSTTTTAPHVRDAIDYKRIMTMVIVALIPCTLMAMWNTGYQANLVIQSMGIEVPPGWRGEIMSVIGFSPDSFFSNFLHGALYFLPVYLVTVVVGGFWEVVFNIIRRHEISEAFLVTSLLFPLTLPATIPLWQVAIGISFGVILAKEAFGGVGRNFMNPALASRAFLYFAYPAQSTGNNVWVPVDGVSVATPMAQATDATAVGSQVMQSLDITWSQAFLGTIPGSMGETSALACLLGAALLLITGIASWRIMLSTLIGGVVASLYFYVAANPAYPMAAVPPHWHIVLGGFAFGLVFMATDPVSAAHTPAGQWMFGILVGALSILIRVANPAYTEGVMLAILLGNVFAPLFDYYVIQANVKRRMLRHG from the coding sequence ATGAAAAACCTTGATGAATTTTTCCAGAAACTGGAGCCTCATTTTCTCGAAGGCGGAAAATTCCAGAAACTGTATCCACTTTACGAGGCCACGGATACCATCCTCTTTGGCTCCAGCAGCACGACCACAACTGCCCCGCATGTTCGTGACGCCATTGATTATAAACGCATAATGACCATGGTCATTGTCGCCTTGATCCCCTGCACCCTGATGGCCATGTGGAACACCGGATATCAGGCGAACCTGGTTATTCAATCCATGGGCATCGAGGTGCCGCCGGGTTGGCGTGGAGAGATAATGTCCGTTATCGGTTTTTCGCCGGACAGCTTTTTCTCCAATTTTCTCCACGGGGCTCTCTATTTCCTGCCCGTCTATCTGGTCACAGTGGTTGTTGGTGGATTCTGGGAAGTGGTTTTCAACATTATCCGCCGCCATGAAATATCCGAGGCATTCCTGGTAACAAGCTTGCTCTTTCCTTTGACTCTTCCAGCCACAATCCCGCTGTGGCAGGTGGCTATCGGGATCAGTTTCGGCGTGATCCTGGCAAAAGAGGCCTTTGGCGGCGTGGGCAGAAACTTCATGAATCCGGCTCTGGCCTCCCGGGCATTTCTCTATTTTGCCTATCCGGCCCAGTCGACCGGCAACAACGTCTGGGTTCCGGTGGATGGGGTCAGTGTTGCCACGCCGATGGCTCAGGCTACCGATGCCACAGCCGTTGGAAGTCAGGTCATGCAGAGCCTCGATATAACCTGGAGCCAGGCCTTTCTGGGAACCATCCCCGGCTCCATGGGCGAAACCTCTGCGCTGGCCTGCCTCCTGGGCGCCGCTCTGCTGCTGATTACCGGCATTGCTTCCTGGCGCATCATGCTTTCAACGCTTATCGGCGGAGTTGTCGCCAGCCTGTATTTCTATGTTGCGGCCAATCCGGCCTATCCGATGGCGGCCGTTCCACCTCACTGGCATATTGTCCTGGGCGGTTTCGCCTTCGGCCTGGTCTTCATGGCCACCGACCCGGTCTCGGCTGCCCATACTCCGGCGGGACAATGGATGTTCGGCATATTGGTGGGAGCCCTCAGCATACTCATCAGAGTGGCCAATCCGGCATATACCGAAGGCGTTATGCTCGCCATCTTGCTCGGCAATGTTTTTGCTCCGCTGTTTGACTACTACGTCATCCAGGCAAATGTCAAAAGAAGGATGTTACGCCATGGCTGA
- a CDS encoding TSUP family transporter, protein MDTIFQLTPSIIFILFFAGLVAGFVDSIAGGGGLVTLPVLLAVGLSPQVALGTNKLQGTFGTLSSSYNYIRKGEVRLASCLSGILYTFLGAVAGSWAVQVIAPGFIQLLIPFLLFFVLLYTIFSPKLGYQDLKPKLSQNVFYLIFGLGLGFYDGFFGPGTGSFWTAAYCIFLGFNMAKAAGFTRIMNFTSNVVALCLFIVGNNVLYKVGIIMALGQIIGARIGSDLAISNGACFIRPIFLTVVLLTIIRLVYQYY, encoded by the coding sequence ATGGATACAATATTTCAACTGACACCTTCAATTATTTTTATTCTTTTTTTTGCCGGACTGGTTGCGGGCTTCGTTGATTCTATTGCAGGCGGAGGTGGATTGGTTACTCTTCCTGTATTACTGGCTGTCGGACTGTCTCCTCAAGTTGCACTTGGAACCAATAAACTCCAAGGAACCTTTGGCACCTTGTCTTCATCGTACAATTATATCAGGAAGGGTGAAGTTAGACTGGCTTCCTGCTTGTCCGGTATACTTTACACCTTCCTGGGTGCTGTCGCCGGTTCATGGGCGGTGCAGGTAATAGCTCCTGGCTTTATTCAACTCCTGATTCCATTTCTATTATTCTTTGTTCTTCTATATACTATTTTTTCGCCTAAATTAGGGTATCAGGATCTCAAGCCTAAATTAAGCCAAAACGTATTTTACTTAATTTTTGGATTGGGATTAGGATTTTATGATGGTTTTTTCGGTCCGGGTACCGGATCGTTTTGGACGGCTGCCTATTGTATTTTTTTGGGTTTTAATATGGCAAAAGCAGCTGGATTCACAAGGATCATGAATTTTACGAGCAATGTTGTGGCTCTTTGTTTGTTTATTGTCGGAAATAATGTCCTCTATAAGGTTGGTATTATAATGGCTTTAGGACAGATAATCGGTGCCCGTATTGGATCCGATCTTGCCATCAGTAACGGCGCATGTTTCATTCGTCCAATTTTTTTGACAGTTGTTCTGCTGACGATAATCAGGTTAGTCTACCAATATTATTGA
- the ybaK gene encoding Cys-tRNA(Pro) deacylase — MTPAIETAKSAKIVFHIHEYIHDPQSGSYGEEAAEKLGIEKERVFKTLVVSSEKGELCVAVLPVSHQLNLKLLAKATGSKKAAMADKKSVEKITGYVLGGVSPVGQKKKLPTIIHETAKEFSTIFVSGGRRGLDIELSPVDLLELTQGKFAHICA, encoded by the coding sequence ATGACCCCTGCTATTGAAACAGCCAAAAGCGCAAAAATTGTTTTTCATATCCATGAATACATCCATGATCCTCAATCCGGCTCCTATGGAGAAGAAGCTGCCGAAAAACTGGGAATTGAAAAAGAGAGGGTATTTAAGACACTTGTAGTATCAAGCGAGAAAGGAGAGCTTTGCGTAGCTGTATTGCCTGTTTCGCATCAATTGAATTTAAAACTGCTTGCCAAGGCAACAGGTTCGAAAAAAGCTGCCATGGCGGATAAAAAATCAGTAGAAAAAATTACCGGATATGTTTTGGGAGGAGTGAGCCCCGTTGGCCAAAAGAAAAAACTGCCGACTATTATCCATGAAACCGCAAAAGAGTTCTCCACTATTTTCGTAAGCGGCGGACGGCGCGGGTTGGATATAGAGCTTTCGCCTGTTGATTTGCTTGAATTGACTCAAGGCAAATTTGCTCATATATGTGCATAA
- the ald gene encoding alanine dehydrogenase codes for MIIGILKEIKVAEHRVCMTPAGVEVIRQNGHQVLVEDNAGKGSGFSNEEYVSAGAEIISTPAEVYEKADMVMHVKEPQPSEYSLIRQDQIVFTYLHLAAELELTKALVKAGSVNIAYETIQKADGSLPLLTPMSEVAGRMAAQEGAKYLELHQGGSGVLLGGVPGVPPGNVVVIGGGIVGINAARMACGLGAKVYLLDTNLDRLRYLSEVMPSNCFPLMSSPPIIRDLLTRADLVIGAVLIPGAKAPKLVTREMLSGMKPGSVMVDVAIDQGGCFETSKATTHTEPTYVVDGIVHYCVANMPGAVAKTSTMALTNATLPYALQIANKGWQKACRDNKEIKPGINVVMGKVTYRAVAEAFDMEYVDIDTIL; via the coding sequence ATGATCATTGGAATACTGAAGGAAATCAAGGTTGCCGAACATCGTGTATGCATGACTCCGGCCGGTGTCGAGGTGATACGGCAAAATGGCCACCAGGTTCTTGTGGAGGATAATGCCGGCAAGGGCAGCGGCTTCTCCAATGAAGAGTATGTAAGCGCCGGTGCCGAAATAATCTCGACTCCTGCCGAAGTGTATGAAAAGGCAGACATGGTGATGCATGTCAAGGAACCACAGCCCTCGGAATATTCACTTATCCGGCAGGATCAAATAGTATTCACCTACCTTCACCTGGCAGCAGAACTGGAACTGACCAAGGCACTGGTTAAGGCAGGCTCCGTCAATATCGCTTATGAAACCATCCAGAAAGCCGATGGCTCCCTGCCGCTGTTGACACCGATGAGCGAAGTCGCCGGCAGAATGGCTGCCCAGGAAGGGGCAAAATACCTTGAGCTGCATCAGGGCGGCAGCGGCGTTCTGCTCGGCGGAGTTCCCGGAGTGCCGCCCGGCAATGTTGTCGTCATCGGCGGCGGTATCGTTGGCATCAACGCGGCGAGAATGGCTTGCGGACTGGGCGCGAAGGTTTATCTCCTGGACACCAATCTCGACAGACTCCGTTATCTCAGTGAAGTCATGCCCAGCAACTGCTTCCCGCTCATGAGCAGCCCGCCCATCATTCGCGACCTGCTCACTAGAGCTGATCTGGTGATCGGCGCCGTCCTGATCCCCGGAGCAAAGGCACCAAAACTTGTTACCCGCGAAATGCTCTCCGGCATGAAACCCGGCTCGGTCATGGTGGATGTGGCGATCGACCAGGGTGGCTGTTTTGAAACATCAAAGGCCACAACCCATACCGAACCCACCTATGTCGTTGACGGTATAGTACATTACTGCGTTGCCAATATGCCTGGCGCAGTAGCCAAAACATCGACAATGGCGCTCACCAATGCGACCTTGCCCTATGCCCTGCAGATTGCCAATAAGGGATGGCAGAAAGCCTGCCGGGACAACAAAGAAATTAAACCCGGTATCAATGTTGTCATGGGCAAGGTTACCTACCGGGCCGTGGCCGAAGCCTTCGATATGGAATATGTAGATATCGATACCATCTTATAA
- a CDS encoding aldo/keto reductase family protein, translated as MTTSAGLRIPRILYGTAWKKEQTADLVEQAVITGFRGIDTAAQPKHYDEPRVGQALRRLQEQGIQREELFLQTKFTPLQGQDPAQVPYDRNAPVEDQVLQSFAASQDNLQTDHIDSYILHSPLAPHSLLMNVWRSMERIYKDGGASQLGISNCYTPDLLAALYDDAEIKPAVVQNRFYQQTGYDRSLRAWCAEKGIIYQGFWTLTANPHIMASNVVRQIAGRLGKTEAQVFFRYLSLSGIIPLTGTTSQEHMRQDIDIFDFALSDTDRHAIDLLLS; from the coding sequence ATGACGACTTCGGCCGGTTTGCGAATTCCCCGCATTCTCTACGGCACGGCCTGGAAAAAAGAACAAACCGCCGATTTGGTTGAACAGGCTGTTATTACAGGATTCCGCGGCATCGATACCGCCGCGCAACCGAAACACTACGATGAACCTCGAGTGGGTCAGGCCTTGCGACGCCTGCAGGAGCAGGGAATACAACGGGAAGAACTCTTTCTGCAGACCAAGTTCACACCTCTCCAGGGACAGGATCCGGCCCAAGTGCCGTATGACAGGAATGCGCCTGTGGAGGATCAGGTCCTGCAGTCATTTGCAGCCTCGCAGGACAATCTGCAGACGGATCATATCGATTCCTACATCCTGCATTCTCCGTTGGCCCCGCATTCCCTGCTGATGAATGTGTGGCGATCCATGGAGAGAATTTACAAGGATGGCGGCGCCTCGCAGCTGGGTATCAGCAACTGCTATACGCCGGACCTGCTGGCAGCGCTATATGATGATGCCGAAATCAAGCCCGCCGTCGTACAGAACCGCTTCTATCAGCAGACGGGCTATGACCGCAGCCTGCGCGCCTGGTGTGCGGAAAAAGGCATCATCTACCAAGGCTTCTGGACCCTGACGGCCAATCCCCATATCATGGCCAGTAACGTCGTGCGACAGATCGCCGGGCGGCTTGGGAAAACGGAGGCACAGGTCTTTTTCCGCTACCTCAGCCTCTCGGGTATCATCCCCTTAACCGGCACCACGTCGCAAGAGCATATGCGCCAGGATATCGACATCTTCGATTTCGCCCTCAGCGACACGGATAGGCATGCCATCGACCTGCTGCTGTCGTAA
- the nqrF gene encoding NADH:ubiquinone reductase (Na(+)-transporting) subunit F → MIEIIIAIVSFLIIQLILVTLITIAKKTMLPGGEISITINEEKKITTSIGGKLLTTLADNSIYLPSACGGGGSCAQCIVMVKSGGGSILPTEKSKISNRAARSGIRLACQVPVKRDLDIMVEPEVLETRKWNCKVISNKNVATFIKELVLEVPEGDPVNFKSGGYIQIEVPPHEVHYASFDIDERYLSDWTKFKMFQYKSHVYTPVTRAYSMANYPGEEGIIKLNVRIASPPPGTDPKDEIPPGQVSSWIFNLKEGDEVTISGPYGEFYLEESDAEMVFIGGGAGMAPLRSHIFELFKGRKTRRKVSFWYGGRSKKELFYTEEFEKLDKENENFSFHVALSDPLPEDNWSGDTGFIHQVLFDKYLQYHPAPEDIQYYLCGPPMMTLSITEMLDNLGVEKENIRFDDFGG, encoded by the coding sequence ATGATTGAAATAATTATTGCCATAGTAAGCTTCCTGATCATACAGCTTATCCTGGTTACACTGATTACTATTGCCAAAAAGACCATGCTGCCCGGTGGAGAAATCTCCATTACCATTAATGAAGAGAAAAAAATTACCACCTCGATCGGCGGCAAGCTCTTGACCACACTTGCCGACAATAGCATCTACCTGCCATCGGCCTGCGGCGGTGGCGGCAGTTGTGCACAATGTATTGTCATGGTCAAGTCCGGCGGCGGTTCGATCCTGCCCACAGAGAAATCGAAGATCAGCAACCGTGCGGCCCGAAGCGGTATACGCCTGGCCTGCCAGGTACCGGTAAAGCGCGATCTCGATATTATGGTAGAGCCGGAAGTTCTGGAAACCAGGAAATGGAATTGCAAAGTCATTTCCAATAAAAACGTAGCCACCTTCATCAAGGAACTGGTTCTGGAGGTGCCGGAAGGCGATCCGGTTAATTTTAAATCGGGAGGCTATATACAAATTGAAGTGCCGCCCCACGAAGTCCACTATGCCAGCTTCGATATCGATGAGCGCTACCTCAGTGACTGGACGAAGTTTAAGATGTTCCAGTATAAATCTCACGTCTACACCCCGGTGACACGAGCGTATTCCATGGCCAATTATCCGGGTGAGGAAGGAATCATCAAGCTCAATGTCCGCATCGCTTCTCCCCCTCCGGGCACTGACCCCAAGGATGAGATCCCGCCCGGCCAGGTCTCTTCCTGGATTTTCAACCTTAAGGAAGGTGATGAAGTCACCATCTCGGGACCCTACGGCGAATTCTATCTCGAAGAGAGTGATGCGGAGATGGTCTTCATTGGAGGAGGTGCGGGCATGGCGCCGCTGCGCAGTCATATTTTCGAGCTTTTCAAAGGCCGAAAAACGCGACGCAAGGTGTCCTTCTGGTATGGCGGCAGAAGCAAGAAAGAACTCTTTTATACCGAAGAATTTGAAAAGCTGGACAAGGAAAATGAAAATTTTTCCTTTCATGTTGCCCTTTCCGACCCACTGCCCGAAGACAACTGGAGCGGCGACACCGGCTTTATTCACCAGGTATTATTCGACAAATATCTGCAATACCATCCAGCACCTGAAGATATTCAATATTATCTGTGCGGACCGCCGATGATGACCCTATCGATCACGGAAATGCTCGATAATCTCGGGGTTGAAAAAGAAAACATTCGTTTCGACGATTTTGGAGGCTGA